In Euzebya rosea, a single window of DNA contains:
- the nusA gene encoding transcription termination factor NusA, which produces MKVEIPALEAIAREKSLSFETVLEAMEGALANAYKRSNAEAEEARVVIDRSSGEVTVFAQRLDEEGNVVDEWVDTPADAGGRMIAQTVKQVLTQRLREAERELTYGEYSGKQGDLVSGTIQIHDNRVVVLDLGNAEAVLPHAEQVSTERYEHGARMRCIVTEVRKSLKGPQIIVSRSHPDLVASLFALEVPEIEAGVIEIKAVAREAGYRTKISVATNDPAVDPVGACVGPRGSRVRSIVEALNQEKIDIVTWSDEPAQLVANALSPAKVSEVYLYPEEQTALVVVPDYQLSLAIGREGQNARLAARLTRWRIDIKSETQFAEEQAAFQAALDRGEIDEYGNPIAPAEPGAEPAVAPSDDVVETSTDTPVDTPTDVPAQADPADGGEAGSAGEE; this is translated from the coding sequence ATGAAGGTAGAGATCCCAGCGCTCGAGGCGATCGCGCGTGAGAAGAGCCTGTCGTTCGAGACGGTGCTCGAGGCGATGGAGGGTGCACTGGCCAACGCCTACAAGCGGTCCAACGCCGAGGCGGAGGAGGCCCGCGTGGTCATCGACCGCTCCAGTGGCGAGGTCACGGTGTTCGCCCAGCGCCTCGACGAGGAGGGCAACGTCGTCGACGAGTGGGTCGACACCCCCGCCGACGCCGGTGGCCGCATGATCGCCCAGACCGTCAAGCAGGTGCTGACCCAGCGCCTGCGCGAGGCCGAGCGCGAGCTGACCTACGGCGAGTACTCCGGTAAGCAGGGCGACCTGGTGTCGGGGACGATCCAGATCCACGACAACCGCGTCGTCGTCCTGGACCTGGGCAACGCCGAGGCCGTGCTGCCCCACGCCGAGCAGGTGTCCACCGAACGCTACGAGCACGGTGCCCGCATGCGCTGCATCGTCACCGAGGTTCGCAAGTCCCTGAAGGGCCCGCAGATCATCGTCAGCCGGTCCCACCCGGACCTGGTCGCGTCCTTGTTCGCCCTGGAGGTCCCCGAGATCGAGGCGGGCGTCATCGAGATCAAGGCGGTCGCCCGCGAGGCCGGCTACCGGACCAAGATCTCCGTGGCCACCAACGACCCGGCCGTCGACCCCGTCGGCGCCTGCGTCGGGCCCCGTGGCAGCCGGGTCCGGTCGATCGTCGAGGCGCTGAACCAGGAGAAGATCGACATCGTCACCTGGTCCGACGAGCCGGCCCAGCTGGTCGCCAACGCCCTGTCGCCGGCCAAGGTCAGCGAGGTGTACCTCTACCCGGAGGAGCAGACCGCGCTGGTCGTCGTGCCCGACTACCAGCTGTCGCTGGCCATCGGCCGCGAGGGGCAGAACGCCCGCCTGGCCGCCCGCCTGACCCGCTGGCGCATCGACATCAAGTCCGAGACCCAGTTCGCCGAGGAGCAGGCCGCCTTCCAGGCCGCCCTCGACCGCGGCGAGATCGACGAGTACGGCAACCCCATCGCCCCGGCCGAACCCGGCGCCGAGCCGGCGGTGGCCCCCAGCGACGACGTCGTCGAGACCTCGACCGACACCCCCGTCGACACCCCCACCGACGTCCCCGCCCAGGCCGACCCGGCCGATGGTGGGGAAGCAGGGTCGGCAGGGGAGGAGTAG
- the infB gene encoding translation initiation factor IF-2, translating into MVALSKVRIYELAKETGLSNKEVLDRVSELGIEAKSHSSSVSEGDALRFRESLGKAAAEREAAEKERQRREAEEYERAMTEAKPKERTASRILPPHLRKAAQAEEAGESAAPPAARMRPPAQPFRPADSGSTSVGGQPTPAAPSAPAGETARPGGPPPRPAATPPPARPGGAPPARPASPPAQQPAAAQATPGAPAGDQARPAGNTPLDPSRAAAIARQGVVYRPGEKPKQQQPPQQPARPAQPAARGPQDGGPRAPQQPGQPPMGTPGVATSGPPRPGQPTIPERMLRGKAVEPVRKVETKLPQEGSGKRSIPPPLKAAPKGGPSRPAGGPGRPGGPGRPGGGPAGPGRPAGAPAGPGRGKKGKKRRGDLSPQEQFEQNNRPRRGRRQKEAVKAAVEGPVDVVPGVTVNEFAKAIGVNAVDIVAVLFRMGEMVTVTQSMSNDLIELVAAEMDAEINFVDADDLLFADYDEVEDDPADLIDRPPVVTVMGHVDHGKTLLLDSIRNADVVSGEAGGITQHIGAYQVTRDGRKITFIDTPGHEAFTAMRARGASVTDVAILVVAADDGVKPQTVEAIDHIKAADVPLMVAVNKIDKENADPVKVRTQLTEYELIAEEFGGDTTMVNVSAKTGENLDELLDLILLQADVEETKANPNRDARGTVIEAHLDRGRGAVATVLVQNGTLRVGDNMVAGVASCKVRAMFDDVGERVTEAEPSKPVMVLGWSDVPDAGDEFRVVDDERTARDIAGDRAARARKEELANRPRLTLEGLGDAVKEGQLTNLNLVVKGDVSGTVEAVAAEMDKLDLEGVRTRIVRKGVGAVTNDDVVLADASDAIIIAFNVRPEANARQTIEETGVDLRQYSIIYKAIEDIEAAVKGLLAPTFEEFTVGRAEVREVFKVPRAGFVFGSYVTEGTIKRNANVRVIRDSVVVADDTIGSLRRFKDDVAEVREGFECGIGLDKFQDIKVGDEFEVYEEREVARD; encoded by the coding sequence GTGGTTGCACTGAGCAAGGTCCGCATCTACGAACTCGCCAAGGAGACAGGTCTGTCCAACAAGGAGGTCCTGGATCGTGTCAGCGAGCTCGGAATCGAGGCGAAGTCGCATTCGTCCTCCGTATCGGAGGGTGATGCGCTGCGCTTCCGCGAGAGCCTGGGCAAGGCCGCGGCAGAGCGTGAAGCCGCAGAGAAGGAACGGCAGCGCCGTGAGGCCGAGGAGTACGAACGGGCCATGACGGAGGCGAAGCCGAAGGAGCGGACCGCAAGCCGCATCCTTCCCCCTCACCTGCGCAAGGCTGCGCAGGCCGAGGAAGCCGGCGAGTCGGCGGCACCGCCCGCGGCTCGCATGCGTCCTCCCGCCCAGCCGTTCCGGCCGGCCGACTCCGGCAGCACCAGCGTCGGCGGCCAGCCGACGCCGGCCGCGCCCTCGGCACCCGCTGGCGAGACCGCGCGCCCCGGGGGCCCGCCCCCGCGTCCGGCAGCCACACCGCCGCCGGCACGTCCCGGTGGTGCCCCGCCTGCGCGTCCGGCCAGCCCGCCGGCCCAGCAGCCCGCGGCCGCCCAGGCGACGCCCGGTGCCCCCGCTGGCGACCAGGCCCGCCCGGCTGGCAACACGCCGCTGGACCCCAGCCGTGCCGCGGCGATCGCCCGGCAGGGTGTCGTGTACCGGCCCGGCGAGAAGCCCAAGCAGCAGCAGCCGCCCCAGCAGCCCGCGCGACCGGCCCAGCCGGCCGCCCGTGGCCCGCAGGACGGCGGCCCGCGTGCCCCCCAGCAGCCCGGCCAGCCCCCCATGGGCACGCCCGGTGTTGCGACGTCGGGTCCGCCCCGTCCGGGCCAGCCGACGATCCCCGAGCGCATGCTCCGCGGCAAGGCCGTCGAGCCCGTGCGCAAGGTCGAGACCAAGCTGCCCCAGGAGGGATCGGGCAAGCGGTCCATCCCGCCGCCCCTCAAGGCCGCCCCCAAGGGTGGGCCGAGCCGTCCCGCGGGTGGCCCCGGCCGTCCCGGTGGCCCCGGCCGTCCCGGCGGTGGCCCCGCCGGTCCCGGTCGTCCCGCAGGTGCGCCTGCCGGTCCCGGTCGCGGCAAGAAGGGCAAGAAGCGCCGCGGTGACCTGTCGCCGCAGGAGCAGTTCGAGCAGAACAACCGTCCGCGCCGCGGTCGCCGTCAGAAGGAGGCCGTCAAGGCCGCCGTCGAGGGCCCCGTGGATGTCGTCCCCGGCGTGACCGTCAACGAGTTCGCCAAGGCGATCGGCGTCAACGCCGTCGACATCGTGGCCGTGCTGTTCCGCATGGGCGAGATGGTCACGGTGACCCAGTCCATGTCCAACGACCTCATCGAGCTGGTCGCAGCGGAGATGGACGCGGAGATCAACTTCGTCGACGCCGACGACCTGCTGTTCGCCGACTACGACGAGGTCGAGGACGACCCCGCCGACCTGATCGACCGCCCGCCGGTCGTCACCGTCATGGGTCACGTCGACCACGGAAAGACCCTGCTGCTGGACTCCATCCGCAACGCCGACGTCGTGTCGGGCGAAGCGGGCGGCATCACCCAGCACATCGGTGCCTACCAGGTCACCCGCGACGGTCGGAAGATCACCTTCATCGACACCCCGGGTCACGAGGCCTTCACGGCCATGCGTGCACGTGGTGCGTCCGTCACCGACGTCGCCATCCTCGTGGTGGCCGCCGACGACGGCGTGAAGCCGCAGACGGTCGAGGCGATCGACCACATCAAGGCGGCCGACGTGCCGCTGATGGTGGCGGTCAACAAGATCGACAAGGAGAACGCCGACCCCGTCAAGGTCCGCACCCAGCTGACCGAGTACGAGCTCATCGCCGAGGAGTTCGGCGGCGACACCACCATGGTCAACGTCTCGGCCAAGACCGGCGAGAACCTCGACGAGCTGCTGGACCTCATCCTCCTGCAGGCCGACGTCGAGGAGACCAAGGCCAACCCCAACCGCGATGCCCGCGGCACCGTCATCGAGGCGCACCTGGACCGCGGACGCGGTGCGGTGGCCACGGTGCTGGTCCAGAACGGCACGCTGCGGGTCGGCGACAACATGGTGGCCGGCGTGGCCTCCTGCAAGGTCCGCGCGATGTTCGACGACGTCGGCGAGCGCGTGACCGAGGCCGAGCCGTCCAAGCCCGTCATGGTCCTCGGCTGGTCCGACGTCCCCGACGCGGGCGACGAGTTCCGCGTGGTCGACGACGAGCGCACCGCCCGTGACATCGCTGGCGACCGCGCCGCCCGTGCCCGCAAGGAAGAGCTGGCCAACCGTCCCCGCCTGACCCTGGAGGGTCTCGGCGACGCGGTGAAGGAGGGTCAGCTGACCAACCTGAACCTGGTCGTCAAGGGTGACGTCTCCGGTACCGTCGAGGCGGTCGCCGCCGAGATGGACAAGCTCGACCTCGAGGGCGTTCGCACCCGCATCGTCCGCAAGGGCGTCGGTGCGGTCACCAACGACGACGTCGTGCTGGCCGACGCCTCCGACGCGATCATCATCGCCTTCAACGTTCGTCCCGAGGCCAACGCCCGGCAGACGATCGAGGAGACCGGCGTCGACCTGCGGCAGTACTCGATCATCTACAAGGCGATCGAGGACATCGAGGCGGCCGTCAAGGGCCTGCTGGCACCGACCTTCGAGGAGTTCACCGTCGGTCGCGCCGAGGTTCGCGAGGTCTTCAAGGTCCCGCGCGCCGGGTTCGTCTTCGGGTCCTACGTCACCGAGGGCACGATCAAGCGCAACGCCAACGTGCGCGTCATCCGTGACAGCGTGGTCGTCGCCGATGACACCATCGGTTCGCTCCGTCGCTTCAAGGACGACGTCGCCGAGGTCCGTGAGGGCTTCGAGTGCGGTATCGGCCTCGACAAGTTCCAGGACATCAAGGTCGGGGACGAGTTCGAGGTCTACGAGGAGCGAGAGGTCGCGCGCGACTAG
- a CDS encoding winged helix-turn-helix domain-containing protein encodes MTSGSPPPPPPRHQADRATERGRPLTPEMLKAMAHPLRLQLLELLETHGAATASSLGREVDESSGTTSYHLRRLADVGLIEEATDIGTARDRYWRSTPGGWSLERELMDAPGTRSEARMVVEELSRSRHQRLMTWQRDQERWPAAWRDATMIANSRLNLTLEQTAALTTRLLEVVEEFRAQQHDIGTAGTVRVMVLNDVFPTGPPPDGISDDPGE; translated from the coding sequence ATGACCTCCGGCTCCCCACCCCCACCCCCGCCTCGACATCAGGCCGACCGCGCCACCGAACGCGGCCGTCCGCTCACCCCGGAGATGCTCAAGGCGATGGCCCACCCGCTTCGCCTCCAGCTCCTCGAGCTGCTGGAGACGCACGGTGCGGCCACGGCCAGCAGCCTGGGCCGCGAGGTGGACGAGTCGAGCGGCACCACCAGCTACCACCTCCGGCGGCTGGCCGACGTGGGCCTGATCGAGGAGGCCACCGACATCGGCACCGCCCGCGACCGCTACTGGCGTAGCACGCCGGGGGGCTGGTCGCTGGAGCGCGAGCTGATGGACGCCCCCGGGACGAGGAGCGAGGCTCGCATGGTCGTCGAGGAGCTGAGCCGCTCGCGACACCAGCGCCTGATGACCTGGCAGCGCGACCAGGAACGGTGGCCAGCGGCGTGGCGAGACGCCACGATGATCGCCAACTCCCGGCTCAACCTGACGCTGGAGCAGACGGCCGCGCTGACCACACGGCTGCTGGAGGTGGTCGAGGAGTTCCGCGCGCAGCAACACGACATCGGCACAGCCGGCACCGTGCGGGTCATGGTCCTCAACGACGTGTTCCCGACCGGCCCGCCCCCGGACGGCATCTCCGACGACCCCGGGGAATGA
- the rimP gene encoding ribosome maturation factor RimP, whose translation MAATLTDTIDELARPLADEAALDLVDIEVKGGGSRTRIRVIVDRKGGVDVGTCQKLSKQLARLLDEHDPVKDRYTLEVTSPGTDWPLRTQRDFDRVEGRLVKVVHGDDEDSAEVIGEIASTTAEAVVVRDEAGDTHEISYDRIMKATQQLPW comes from the coding sequence ATGGCCGCGACGCTGACCGACACCATCGACGAGCTCGCCCGGCCGCTCGCCGACGAGGCAGCGCTGGACCTGGTCGACATCGAGGTGAAGGGCGGCGGCAGCCGCACCCGGATCCGCGTGATCGTGGACCGCAAGGGCGGTGTTGACGTCGGCACGTGCCAGAAGCTGTCGAAGCAGCTCGCCCGGCTGCTGGACGAACACGACCCCGTCAAGGACCGCTACACCCTCGAGGTCACCTCACCCGGCACCGACTGGCCGCTGCGCACGCAGCGCGACTTCGACCGCGTCGAGGGCCGCCTGGTCAAGGTCGTCCACGGCGACGACGAGGACTCCGCCGAGGTCATCGGCGAGATCGCCTCGACCACGGCCGAGGCCGTCGTCGTCCGCGACGAGGCCGGCGACACCCACGAGATCAGCTACGACCGCATCATGAAGGCCACACAGCAGCTCCCTTGGTGA
- the rbfA gene encoding 30S ribosome-binding factor RbfA, with amino-acid sequence MSNPEKARRLGERVKEIVGQLIPKLKDPRIGFVTVTDVRMSRDNDRATIYYTVLPDTPEERQRAQQGLDSATGLLRRDLGSVLTVRHTPELVFAIDEVADQGRKIDQILADLDNDDR; translated from the coding sequence ATGAGCAATCCGGAGAAGGCAAGACGGCTCGGCGAGCGGGTGAAGGAGATCGTGGGCCAGCTGATCCCCAAGCTGAAGGACCCACGCATCGGCTTCGTCACGGTCACCGACGTCCGCATGTCGCGTGACAACGACCGGGCGACCATCTACTACACGGTGCTGCCCGACACGCCCGAGGAACGGCAGCGTGCCCAGCAGGGCCTGGACTCCGCCACCGGCCTGCTCCGACGGGACCTGGGCAGCGTCCTGACGGTCCGCCACACCCCCGAGCTGGTGTTCGCCATCGACGAGGTCGCCGACCAGGGCCGCAAGATCGACCAGATCCTGGCCGACCTGGACAACGATGACCGCTGA
- a CDS encoding DUF503 domain-containing protein: MLAVLVEIDLHIPAARSLKDKRGVIRRLQARLRDDLRVSVAEIGHQDLWQRCTLGVAIACGNETVGRGVVQDVERIIARAVEVELLDIHVDVVATEEHGFSGSFDPVGDPS; the protein is encoded by the coding sequence ATGCTCGCCGTCCTGGTCGAGATCGACCTCCACATCCCCGCCGCGCGAAGCCTGAAGGACAAGCGTGGCGTCATCCGGCGCCTGCAGGCACGTCTTCGTGACGACCTGCGGGTCTCGGTGGCGGAGATCGGCCATCAGGATCTCTGGCAGCGCTGCACCCTCGGTGTGGCCATCGCCTGCGGCAACGAGACCGTGGGCCGCGGTGTCGTCCAGGACGTCGAGCGCATCATCGCCAGGGCCGTCGAGGTGGAGCTCCTCGACATCCACGTGGATGTCGTGGCCACCGAGGAACACGGCTTCAGCGGCTCGTTCGACCCCGTGGGAGACCCCTCATGA
- a CDS encoding DHH family phosphoesterase: MTAEGPLDVEQAIGAAAELLRGARTVVVVGHIDPDGDALGSLLATSAALDALGVDVHPSWGGRDAETLPAPLEPALSFLPLRGRVRAPEDLPPRPDVLVCCDTAAATRLGTLQPLVDAAATVVVIDHHAVGDGFGDIRIVDDSASCTGVLVLRLIDALGVELTPAMADALYLALLTDTGRFSFSATSPADHRVAARLLEAGADQVGVTRAVYESASPGYLGLVARTTGRAQVTPELVWSWTTREDLDLSGADPHETDGLIELLRRVDTVDVALLMRETESGRWRSSLRSRGSTDVAAIAQRLGGGGHHLAAGFTADGDPSDIADRVRAELHTHAGAGSR; encoded by the coding sequence ATGACCGCTGAGGGACCGCTGGACGTCGAGCAGGCGATCGGGGCCGCGGCCGAGCTGCTCCGCGGCGCCCGGACCGTCGTGGTGGTCGGTCACATCGACCCCGACGGCGATGCCCTCGGGTCGTTGCTGGCCACCTCCGCGGCCCTCGACGCCCTCGGTGTCGACGTGCACCCCTCGTGGGGCGGTCGCGACGCCGAGACCCTGCCGGCCCCGCTCGAGCCGGCGTTGTCCTTCCTGCCCCTGCGCGGACGGGTCCGGGCCCCGGAGGACCTGCCACCCCGCCCCGACGTGCTGGTCTGCTGCGACACCGCTGCCGCCACCCGCCTGGGCACCCTCCAGCCCCTGGTCGACGCCGCCGCGACCGTCGTCGTCATCGACCACCACGCGGTCGGTGACGGGTTCGGTGACATCCGGATCGTCGACGACAGCGCCAGCTGCACCGGCGTCCTGGTCCTCCGGCTGATCGATGCGCTGGGGGTCGAGCTGACCCCGGCGATGGCCGACGCGCTGTACCTGGCGCTGCTGACCGACACCGGCCGGTTCTCCTTCTCCGCCACCAGCCCAGCGGACCACCGCGTGGCCGCGAGGCTGCTGGAGGCAGGGGCAGACCAGGTCGGCGTCACCCGCGCGGTGTACGAGTCGGCGTCACCCGGCTACCTGGGCCTGGTGGCCCGGACCACCGGTCGGGCGCAGGTCACCCCCGAGCTGGTCTGGTCGTGGACGACCCGCGAGGACCTGGACCTCAGCGGCGCCGACCCGCACGAGACCGACGGGCTCATCGAGCTGCTGCGCCGGGTCGACACCGTCGACGTCGCCCTGCTGATGCGCGAGACCGAGAGCGGCCGCTGGCGCTCGTCCCTGCGGTCCCGCGGCAGCACCGATGTCGCGGCGATCGCACAGCGGCTCGGCGGCGGCGGGCACCACCTGGCCGCCGGGTTCACCGCCGACGGCGACCCGTCGGACATCGCCGACCGCGTGCGCGCCGAGCTGCACACCCACGCTGGAGCAGGATCCCGATGA
- a CDS encoding PucR family transcriptional regulator has translation MSPPFDRQAEDRPSSLGSTAMDGDGSSTSVRTSAATVPDEVTVPAEVTVLDEVTVPDEIVLDQPAPASRQERVRRTVERIQRLHERDVRTLLLGDRESRHQSAADLIDDNAYPVGVPVTAVVVMAGADDSHVNGLTADLIHQVLRRSVRRADRAGILHLPRRTHGVLLVPSLAPGTEEPDGGVARQLLEEATARWAEAGAIGDPPSVGVGAERRNLSCAVYSYRQAMGAARIAGTMPAFAPLASWGDLGVFGMLSGLGPDQLSAMVPKAIRALQRIEDGVLLDTLEAFLDNSGQVKATASTLYLHRASLYQRIRRIEEITGMRLDDGQARLHLHLGVKAARVLQAMTRPPQA, from the coding sequence ATGAGTCCCCCATTCGACCGACAGGCCGAGGACCGCCCGTCCTCCCTCGGCTCGACAGCCATGGACGGCGATGGTTCGTCGACGTCCGTGCGCACGTCGGCCGCCACCGTCCCCGACGAGGTCACCGTCCCCGCCGAGGTCACTGTCCTCGACGAGGTCACCGTCCCCGACGAGATCGTCCTGGACCAGCCCGCCCCGGCTTCTCGCCAGGAACGGGTCCGTCGCACCGTGGAGCGCATCCAGCGCCTGCACGAACGAGACGTCCGGACCCTGCTGCTCGGCGACCGTGAATCCCGCCACCAGTCCGCCGCCGACCTGATCGACGACAACGCCTACCCGGTCGGCGTACCCGTGACCGCGGTCGTCGTGATGGCCGGGGCGGACGACAGCCACGTCAACGGCCTGACGGCGGACCTCATCCACCAGGTCCTGCGCCGCAGCGTCCGTCGGGCCGACCGCGCCGGGATCCTCCACCTTCCCCGTCGGACCCACGGCGTGCTGCTCGTGCCCTCGCTCGCTCCCGGCACCGAGGAGCCCGACGGCGGTGTGGCACGCCAGCTGCTGGAGGAGGCAACCGCCCGATGGGCCGAGGCCGGCGCCATCGGGGACCCGCCGTCGGTCGGCGTCGGGGCCGAACGTCGTAACCTCAGCTGCGCGGTGTACTCCTACCGACAGGCGATGGGGGCCGCGCGCATCGCCGGGACCATGCCGGCCTTCGCCCCCCTCGCCTCGTGGGGAGACCTCGGTGTGTTCGGCATGCTGTCGGGCCTCGGTCCCGATCAGCTGTCGGCGATGGTGCCCAAGGCGATCCGGGCGCTGCAGCGCATCGAGGACGGGGTGCTGCTGGACACCCTCGAGGCGTTCCTCGACAACAGCGGGCAGGTCAAGGCAACCGCGTCGACCCTGTACCTGCACCGGGCGTCGCTGTACCAGCGCATCCGTCGGATCGAGGAGATCACCGGCATGCGCCTGGACGACGGCCAAGCGCGGCTGCACCTGCACCTCGGGGTCAAGGCCGCCCGGGTGCTCCAGGCGATGACCCGGCCGCCGCAGGCCTGA
- the truB gene encoding tRNA pseudouridine(55) synthase TruB, giving the protein MTATSPGTSPSDTGPSDTGPSDTRRAADTGPLAPDVEGVLVVDKPLGVTSHDVVARVRRIVGSRPGRRGKRKGPKVGHAGTLDPDASGVLVVCIGRATKLVPYLQASQKTYDARMRLGRTTDTLDNDGVETSRTDASHITEEMVCEALHAFVGDIEQIPPMVSAVKVDGERLYEKARRGEEVERKSRPVTIHDIVMADFEPGEQPSTSFLVTCTAGTYVRTLAADVGDRLGVGAHLTGLRRLGSGRFSIEDATSLDTLQAMAEEGTFGDAVMSMADAMADYPAVALDEEQAALVSNGRGIPATGHDGPVSILDPSGALIAVMRDRGRLARPEVVFN; this is encoded by the coding sequence ATGACGGCCACGTCCCCAGGCACGAGTCCCTCCGACACGGGCCCTTCCGACACGGGCCCTTCCGACACGAGGCGGGCGGCCGACACCGGACCGCTGGCGCCCGACGTCGAGGGTGTCCTGGTGGTCGACAAACCCCTTGGCGTGACCAGCCACGACGTCGTCGCCAGGGTGCGTCGCATCGTCGGATCCAGGCCCGGACGGCGGGGCAAGCGCAAGGGCCCCAAGGTCGGGCACGCCGGCACGCTGGATCCCGATGCCTCGGGAGTCCTCGTGGTCTGCATCGGCCGGGCAACCAAGCTCGTCCCGTACCTGCAGGCCTCCCAGAAGACCTACGACGCCCGCATGCGCCTCGGCCGCACCACCGACACCCTGGACAACGACGGGGTGGAGACCAGCCGCACCGACGCCTCCCACATCACCGAGGAGATGGTCTGCGAAGCGCTGCACGCCTTCGTCGGTGACATCGAGCAGATCCCGCCGATGGTCTCGGCCGTCAAGGTCGACGGCGAGCGCTTGTACGAGAAGGCCCGCCGCGGTGAGGAGGTCGAGCGCAAGTCCCGACCCGTCACCATCCACGACATCGTCATGGCCGACTTCGAGCCGGGCGAGCAGCCGAGCACGTCCTTCCTGGTGACCTGCACCGCCGGCACCTACGTGCGCACGCTTGCCGCCGACGTCGGCGATCGCCTGGGCGTCGGTGCGCACCTGACCGGACTCCGCCGGCTGGGATCGGGCCGGTTCTCCATCGAGGACGCCACGTCGCTGGACACGCTGCAGGCGATGGCCGAGGAGGGCACGTTCGGCGACGCCGTCATGTCCATGGCCGACGCGATGGCGGACTACCCGGCGGTCGCGCTGGACGAGGAGCAGGCCGCCCTGGTCAGCAACGGTCGCGGCATCCCGGCGACCGGCCACGACGGCCCGGTCTCGATCCTCGATCCCTCCGGCGCGCTGATCGCCGTGATGCGCGATCGCGGTCGGCTCGCCCGCCCCGAGGTGGTGTTCAATTGA
- a CDS encoding MFS transporter: protein MGRRQRTGFGRLWLSTGSGNLADGILVAGLPVMATTVTTSPSLVAGVQVAFMTAVAAATLPSGVLVDRHDHRSLLVWSNVLRGLGLGAVVAAVVLGDWRLGAVYVAALLAGSTEMVADTTAEVAVPALVPRTALATAHSRLVGTQLAMNDGLGAPIGGWIAAGSMGAGMAVPAVLYGVAAAIVRPLRLPVVDRAPRRPAGTEVAEGFAALRRDPLLLRMGTASMVMNAGNTAFFAVAVLFVIGPLGLPRSAYGLVLLAAAVGGLVGSSVADRIVRAIGVRRVLQLSPLVLGGAYGLMGLVSTTGVAVVSLGVLGAAGIVWNITSRVVRQQRVAAPLLGRVSASMKLLALVAAPVGGVLGGLVADLAGVRWVGALGLSCGVAAAVVLWSVDPDREPLADRPDATARRRIIRRSTPVAPPTPPFPPIR, encoded by the coding sequence ATGGGCAGGCGTCAACGCACGGGGTTCGGCCGGCTCTGGCTGTCCACGGGTTCGGGCAACCTCGCCGACGGCATCCTCGTGGCGGGCCTCCCGGTCATGGCGACGACCGTGACGACGTCGCCGTCCCTCGTCGCGGGCGTGCAGGTGGCCTTCATGACTGCGGTCGCCGCGGCGACGCTGCCGTCCGGGGTCCTCGTTGACCGCCACGACCACCGCAGCCTGCTCGTCTGGTCCAACGTGCTGCGTGGCCTCGGGCTCGGGGCGGTCGTGGCGGCGGTGGTGCTGGGGGACTGGCGCCTCGGCGCCGTCTACGTCGCCGCACTCCTGGCCGGCTCCACGGAGATGGTGGCGGACACGACCGCCGAGGTCGCGGTCCCGGCCCTGGTTCCCCGCACAGCCCTCGCCACGGCGCACTCGAGGCTCGTCGGCACCCAGCTGGCCATGAACGACGGACTCGGTGCACCGATCGGCGGGTGGATCGCCGCAGGGTCGATGGGCGCCGGCATGGCCGTGCCCGCGGTGCTCTACGGGGTCGCGGCCGCGATCGTGCGTCCGCTTCGCCTGCCCGTCGTGGACCGCGCGCCCAGGCGACCGGCCGGGACCGAGGTGGCGGAGGGGTTCGCTGCGCTGCGTCGTGATCCGCTGCTGCTGCGCATGGGGACCGCGTCGATGGTGATGAACGCCGGGAACACGGCCTTCTTCGCCGTGGCGGTCCTCTTCGTCATCGGCCCGTTGGGACTGCCCCGGTCCGCCTACGGCCTCGTGCTCCTGGCCGCAGCGGTGGGTGGCCTGGTCGGCAGCAGCGTGGCCGACCGGATCGTCCGCGCGATCGGGGTCCGGCGGGTGCTGCAGCTGAGCCCGCTGGTCCTCGGTGGCGCGTACGGGCTGATGGGCCTGGTCAGCACCACCGGCGTGGCCGTCGTGTCGCTGGGCGTCCTCGGTGCGGCGGGCATCGTCTGGAACATCACCAGCCGGGTCGTCCGACAGCAGCGCGTGGCCGCACCGCTGCTGGGTCGGGTGAGCGCCTCGATGAAGCTGCTGGCCCTGGTGGCCGCCCCCGTCGGTGGTGTGCTCGGCGGGCTCGTCGCCGACCTGGCCGGCGTGCGGTGGGTCGGCGCGCTCGGCCTGTCGTGCGGTGTGGCGGCGGCAGTCGTGCTGTGGTCGGTGGACCCCGACCGGGAACCACTTGCGGATCGTCCCGACGCCACGGCCCGTCGGAGGATCATTCGACGGTCAACGCCCGTGGCACCACCGACGCCGCCGTTCCCGCCGATCCGCTGA